In Vicia villosa cultivar HV-30 ecotype Madison, WI linkage group LG7, Vvil1.0, whole genome shotgun sequence, the DNA window TATATAGATAGATTCGTTTAACAAGTGTGAGGAGTATGAGCCACTAACCATAAAAGATCAAAGATGTCATAGATCATTGTAACTTCACAATAGCATCTTTTATCATCATCAACATCTGAAACCATTCTTCAATTTCTAATCGAGGTAGGACTTTATCACTTTCACTTAAATATCAAAAATCTTTTTCACAAGTGAGTCACACACATTATTAGTTTTGACGAATTAGAATTCACCTTTACTTTTCCGTCGAGCTAACTAGACTCTGATACAAAAGATGATACAAAAGATATTAACGTCACAAATTCACTCAAAATCCTAATACAATTGAAATATGAGTTATTTCTCTTATATACCAAACATTTCCCATTTTTAATTAATACGGGACTTTAACACTTTCACACAACCCAACAAAAATCAATATAATTACTATTAGCAATGataaattattgaatatttttataaatagattaagtacatataattatattaaataaatattaaaaagtcttgtaaaaaattaatatattttaaaattgtgatatctttttataaatagaattaaaaaattctttaattttttagaCTAAATTACATTTTCCTTCTCCGAAAAATACTCATATTACATTACTCTTGCCTTTTgtgttaaaatatatattttctttcgTTCTTATGCGGGAGAATATATTACACCACACTTTCTGAaagatattaatattatattttgctTCCCTCTTgtgttaaaaattaaaatatacactTCTCTCCCTCTTCTCCCTCTTAtgcaaaatatattatatttttcttctcttAGAGATGCTCATATTACATTGTCTTTcctctaatatatatttttttgtctaGTAGTTTTGTGGCCCTAATTTCACCCTTTAAAGATGAATAAGTAGGATGTAACGGTTTCAAACTCACTCACATGCAATTGGACATTACTTAAAGGTCAAAAAGTTATATTCTTATATTCATTCTTCGACAAAACATATTAGAAAAAATGACACTCTCCTCCCCTAAAAGATGAATAAATTACATTCCCTTTTCTTCTTAGCGACTCGTATTTTCCTTGTATGCGAAACTCGCCCAAATTGTTAAAGGTTTTAGGGACCTAAATTCCAATACTTTTGTATGTGGACCTAAGTTGAATTCTTAAACTTAACAAGTACTTTTTCCTCTCATTGTTGGCGCATTGACTAGTATCGCTTCTATGTTGAACCTCTTGATGTAGGATCGTATCGACTTGTCTGATGGATCTCGGGCTTTCCATTGAATTGAGTTGCCTTCTCGAAACCGTTAAGTGCACGGAAGACATACCCTTATAGTTCTAACAATTTTAGCAAATTTGGACCCCGTGAAGTGCTTGTTTTTCGCACACTTGACGGCGTCGAAAAGACAACCCATGTTAGTGGAAAGCCTAAGAATCGTCGGATAAGGGAAATGCAAGTTGCTAAGATCCTACATCGAGAGGTTCAACGAAGAAGTGATACTAGTCATAGGCATCAACGAGAAGATGAAGAAGTGCCTCTTACGTCTAAGACTCCAACAATGGTCCAAATTCATTGAAAGTATTGGaatcactactagaaaattcgcttttagtgaccgaattagagaccgaaaatgcttaaaaatcggtcactaaaacgtttagtgaccgatttagtgaccattattttttcggttgaaaaagtgctagtcgctaagcatttgcgacgaatttagtgaccgaaatttagagaccgaatttgtgactgaatttagtgaccgattttaatgttatttttcataaaataaaatcaaaagttgtGATACCTAGGAATCGAACTTGTGACCTCTACATATTTTAAGAAGAACTTACCACTACACCACTTTAcatctattgttatattttatatttaaacatatatacatatagttttttacaaatatattatatgttaaaacaataaaaaatatgaaaattttattaaaaattaaaaattgaaagagaattaaaatctttaaaaaaatggaaaggaaataataatataataaagaggattaaaaataaaaaacaaaacaaaaaatattagtgaccgaaatttcggtctctaatttatatatataaattaaattgcataaaaaaatattttttgtgaccgatttagtgacctcttaaaatttgctcatgaatatcaaattttggtggctaattcggtcactacagtgactgaaatttcggtcactaaattttggtctctaaatcggtggctaatgtattttagtgaccgatttagtgacctattaaaattggctcatgaatatcatatttcggtggctaattcggtcactacagtgaccaaaattttttggtcactaaatcggtcactaaaagcgaattttctagtagtgaatTAGGGCACGTAAAACCTTTAATAACCTATTAGAAAAGACCGAAAAGTTCATTTAATACAAGGTAAAACTAGTCGTTAGAAAGGAAATATGTGATAGAGGATTTGAGAAGTAAGAAACTAGTAAAAGGGGAAACGAAGAACTCAAACTACGAAACAAAAGGAGGGGAGAAGCCAAGAAATATTCATGGACCAACCGAGAGGCCAATGGACCACTACCTCCTAATACAGAGATTACATGTCAATAAACGTATCAAGAGAGTGTATATTGCAAGAATGCATCACCAGAGTTTAAAGAAGAACAAATTGAAACGCTAAAACCACGCTGAGAATGTTCGGGAGTGGAAAAATCTCGATGTTATAATTTCTACCCGTGTAACGTCTATAACACAAAAGAATGGGCACAACCGCAGGATGATGTCAAAGATTTAATCGAAAAGTTATCCAAAATTTCCCCGAAAAATAAAATTAGATCAGAAAAATTAAATAGGTAGGAAGAAGAAAGTCCGCAAATGAGAATGAGTGAAACATTTCAAGTGGCTAAAAACAGAGACATTCTGACCCTGGAGAAGAAAACAAAATACTAATTGCATACAACTTCGCAAGGAGGACATTCAACGAATGAGAAGAACTAATCATCTTAAAAACCACTGAGTATGAGCCACAATAATTATGAAGAAATCCCCTATCAACATCAAGACAACCCCCTATCAACATCAAGACAACCCCAGGGGTGTAGAGGAGGCAAATATTAAAAGTGACCAATTAAATGAGATCCCACATGAACAAACCACGGATACCATGACTAGGGTAGTTTCAAAAGGGTTCTTTcgtaaaaattttaatatattaaattagattaaaatacttaataagaTATTGAAGAGTAGTTTATAAAAGAATGATGAAAATATAAGTTTTAATCTAAGGAGGATGAATAATGTAATTTATTCATCTTTTAGGGGAGCGGGAGGAGAGTACAATTTTTAATTTCTAATATGTTTTTGCAAGTAATTTTGCACTTAATGTTCTTTACGCATTTTTAGGATAATAGTTCAACTTTTTTTGCatttatatttattgtttttttggaGTAGTTTAGAAATCTCAAGGACAAAGTTTCTTTCTCAACATAAATTTGTTGTCTTTTGAAAAAGTATTTCGTCACTTTAAAGAGTGAGTGATGTATATAAATTATCATTGCTTTCAATTATCAACCAATAtggtattttaaaatatagtgaaacataaattaattaaattttatatatgaaataatactTTGTTATATTGTTAGTTTGAATCATTTTCCTTATTTctagtttgattttgattctaaAATTTAAACACTTACAAAACATATTCTAAATCTATAAATTCAAatcctatttttttaattttcaaaggaTGAGAAAAGAAACCCATTAAAAATAGTTCCCTGATTGATATCCCATAATTGAAAATCCAGGTATATGCCCCATGCCTATTTAACTTATCTCATATTTTCACAATTACCTTTCATCACTTTTAACATTTATCCTTTCATGGTGAACAAATGTGAAAACACTAGTATTCACTATAAATTAATGATTGATACTCACTTCTCTTATGTTACAATAtcaaagagaaaaaaattgaaactAGAAATACATACTTTACAAAACAAAAATGTGCAAGAATTATTTATGCTTGCAGATTCTTTCAATTCcttcattttctattttatttgtagTAACCTAAAACTCATAGAAGAATAGAAAAATATTCAAAACTATACTTTAAGTTTAACTACCACTGTCAAAAGGACTATTGTCATTTCAACGGTAGTTTCTGTAAGTCGGAGTATACATACAACTCTCagcaaaattcaccaaatttttTGGTCGAGGAAGGCGAGTGGCCAAACCTGAAAAAATAGGTAATTTTTCGAGAAAATGATTTTAGTTGAAACCAATAGATAATAGATACTATAACTCAACATTAAAAACAGTAATTATAAACCAAAAGTAAAACAAATGCTCACCAAGCTCATAGGCCTTAGCAGCAACTTGAGCAGCTATGTTTGCTGAAATCTTTCTGATGTTAGTGAATGGCGGGTATATGAGTCCTTTGTCATAGTGCTCCTGAGTCACCTGTGAAGCCAAAGCTTCAGCTGTTCCAACGCACGGAAATTTTAAGTCAGAAGTAACTATAATATATCTCAAACTTAATATAGAAGTGAATGTTTGAATCTTAGATGCACTTACAAGCTGCAAGAAGCAGGTCATCGTGCACTCGGATGGTACCAGACATTATTAAACCAAGACCAAATCCAGGAAAAATGTATGCATTATTCGCCTGGCCAGGTACAAAAACTTTTCCATCATATTCAACTGAGGGAAATGGGCTACCGCTGGCGAAAATGGCACATCCCTACAAAATTGCAAATGGACACGAACAATGAAAGAATGAGGATAATCATTGCTCATTAGTCCTCCATAGGAAGTGATAACAGAGCTGAAATTTTCAACGCAAAGCTACGAGCTCATTTTCACATTACCTTCGACCACGTATAAGCTTCTTCAGCAGTACATTCTGACTGAGTTGTCGGGTTGGAAAGAGCGAGAATAATAGGTTTCTGGAAACATTATCATATAGTACATAGATTCAGGTTACGTGCGCGCATCATATTGTGTATTAGGTTGATGAATAGGTTGACAAAGTACCTCATTATGGGATGCCATCGCTTCGACCACTTCTTGTGTAAAAGTTTGTCCTTGTCCTGATGTACCAATCAACACCGTCGGCTTAATTtgctgaaaagaaaacattaaaCGTGAGAAATTCGAAATTGTGCTCTCTCTGGTGGTGTATTTGTTGTTGGTGTCAGAGAATAAGAGACAGAGAAATCGTACATTAACAGCATCCACGAGTTCTGTAACAGGTTCGTGATCATGAGCCCACGGCTTCTTAAAATGTTGAAGTGATTCTTCGCGAGAACTGACAATCAAACcctgcaaaaacaaaaacataaaagttaaaatataaaTCTATACGGAAAATGAGAATTTAGTTTCTACTGGTGCAAGCTGAATTGGATTCTGTACAACCTTTGAGTCCACCAACCAAATGTTTTTGCGCACTTCATCCACCGGAGAATTTGTCTGCATAGAACGATAGTTTTCGGATAAACATATACTATTCATGGAATGAAATGTTCACATCATTAATATCAAAAGAGAGAACAGAACATAGAAAATGTACTCGTTTTGATATTTCGAGTGCTATGAGTGATGCTATTCCAGTGCCTGCCTGCAACCAAAAACAACACAATTCATCGATAAGTACATAGACGATTGACTAGTATGCTGTACAAGAACAACTCAAATGGAAAGGGTGAGATCCTCAAATAGTATGGACTTACCTCTCCAGCACCGAGGAATAAAAACCGATGATCGCCCAAGTTTCCCCCAACCAACTTCAGAGCCGAAACAACACCTGCAAGGACCACTGATGCAGTTCCCTGAAACAAAGTACatagaatagaagagataaataTTGTTCACAAATCACAATAGTACCGAAATTCATATTCTAAAACATGAAGTCCTTACCTGAATATCATCATTGAAAACAAGATGTGTTGACCTATATCTTTCAAGCAGATCGAAAGCATTGTGGTTTGCAAAGTCTTCAAACTAATAAACAAATGGTATAACAGATTCAGAAAACAGAAAACATGAAAACTAGTGTACCAATAATAAGGCAAGAAATGATGTATTTATGCCCTACGTAGTACCTGGATGAGGAGTTTTTCTCCGTAATTTTGCTTGGCTGCCGTCATGAATTCATCAATAAGTTCAGCATATTCCTGGAATCAAAACGTTGAATTAAACTCATTACTGTTGAATATTAAATCATCTGAGTGCCGAGAAATAAAAACTGAGGCCCGAAAAATACCTGCCCAGTTACCCGTGTATGCTTGAGCCCTATGTATAACTCTTCACCCAGCAACTTCTCATTGTTTGTCCCCACATCAATGGTAATAGGCAAGCactgaattttttaaaaacaaagaaATCACAAATCTTAAACTTAAGTTTGTGACAAGCATTGTAGGCAAAAAAACACGTACGGAAGAAGGGCGGACTCCGCCAAGTGCAGTGTATAAAGAAAGCTTTCCTACTGGTATTCCCATCCCCTGAGAATACAACATACATTATCAAAGGAGATATCGTACAAATATAATCATCACAAATGATAAATGTTATCAAATATAATAGAAATTACTTGACAGCCAAGATCCCCGAGACCTAAGATCCGCTCTCCGTCAGTTACAACAATGACTTGAACGTTCTTCTCAGGCCAATTCCTAAGTACTTCAAGAACCTTTCCTCTTTAAACCCAACCAAACAGAAAATGGAACGATTACTTTGTGACGAAGAATAGACACCGCATATAAAAATTCAACTATAAGCACAGTCAAAAAGTCTAAGAGGATAAAGGAGAAATTGAACTGAAACTTACTTCTCTTTCAAACTTATATAAAGACCTTGAGGACGAATGAAGATGGATCCATATTTCTGGCAAGCTTCACCAACGGTTGGAGTATAAACAATCGGGAGTAACTCCTCAACATGATCAATAAGAAGCCTGTAAAATAGCCTTTCGTTTGTCTCCTGTAATGCAACACATCACAAACAGAAAAGTTACAATCCAACACAAAACTTTGCTAATCAAATCTCACTTGATACAAGAGTATGTGGTTGCTTGTATAACAAGCAACTGTAACTAAATTGAACTAACTACTAACCAATTGATAACTAACTTGAAGTTAGTTAGTTTTCAGTTTTGATTCTCTATCAGCTAGTTTAGTTACATTCTCTTCTTTTCCATTACATTTAACACATCGAgtaacaaaaaattatatttaataactATCCTAAAAAGCAAGGGAATTTTCACAAGGCTACCTGAAGATCCATCATCGCCATGTACTTCTGTAATGGAACTTCGTATTGCCTTATGTTTTTGATCATTTGCTTCACCTGTATAAAGGATGCAGTAATAAGAACTATAACTTGATATAGCGTAGACTCGTATTCATACACGATCCAATGCCTCcaaaataattttcataaaaggaaaaaaaacattaGTAGGAGAATATTTTATAACAAGATGATTAACCTGAGTTTCTTGACAAATAACTGTTGGGGGAAGAAGGCCACGCAAGTAGTGTGCATCCCTCTCTTTCTCGGTGAAGGCTAGTCCTTTATTGAACTGTGGATCTCTCAACATAGTGTATCCACTAAAAAGAATCAAACAATTCATCACAAAAAGAAATCGCATAATCAATCTAAGAGAAAAGTGAATCATTTTTTAGTCTTGAAACCGCTTGATCATCAAAATAATCTATGAAACATTGACAACAGATATGACACTTATACGAGGATACAGATAATCATTTAAGAAAATATAAGTGTTTGACTGAATTTAATCATGCATGTTAGTATTGTCTCAGACACCACACCTGACATGACTTCAATCAAAAGTATGTGCTTACAACTATCAATGCTTTTCAATTTTATGAATCATTTTAGAATTGAGATTTCATTAATTACATGAACAAAATTGTTTTCTTGACTACAATTCGCTATCAACGAATATAAATAGGAGGATGATTATGAATTTATGATAACAAATAACAAGTGCCATAACACACCTAGCCACAGAAACATTCCAAGGAGTAACACTCTGATCCTCCGTGGCTCTATCCTCACCATAAACATCCTGAACACCACCACCAATGGTGGGTTTGTCATCGATATCAGCCACATTCTCCATCACAATGCTGATGAGCTTAACACTGCACCTTCAATGAAGAAATCAAGTAATCAAGAATAAGAAGAGAAGTTGAAATGAAATGTTAAGTGTGAAAATAGAAATTGATTATTATTAGCATGGAAGTTGAAGTTTTAGAGGAGATCATGATTGTGAGACAAATGTTGGAAGGAGAGAAAGTTGCGGTTGTTTGAAACCAAAGGAAGAGAAATGGAAATGATGAGAGTCTTTAGGAGGGGACGATAGCATCATGAACGTTACTATAGCTCCTTAATAAGATAGTAAATATATATTGCATATACAAATACAAATTTTGTAACAATTTCATCTCATCAAATATGTGAACTTTAATCAtttgattaaattatttattttataatggtCTCATAGTTAAACAATTGTTATTTTTAAGTTTCttatttttccttcactagatttttaattttaattgttgatATAATAATGTTATCTACTGTCTATcatatattttattgttttttaattttaattattttattttttaataaatatcacGAAGATATGGACCTGAATCCTCTCCTGCTTTTTTTTAAGTGCGGCTCATTCAACTCACATCTTAGCCATTCATCTCCATCAATTTTTCTCTCCAAAGAAGTTATATCTTTTTAAACTAATTTTGAGCCATTAGATAAAGGACATGAGGAATAGTAGACTCAAACAGTAGAAGGTGATCTGCTTCCCATGAATATGATCAATTGaaaattttaacaataaataataattactatttttttttaatatttttttcattttcttcttttttttttccttcagtAACCATAAtttgaaaattcataaataaaagaagggttaaatatgtttgtaatcctctaaatatttcaaatttcgtttttaattccTCAAAACATTTTCTTCTAAGAAtgatttttctaaaattttctaTCCACACTTTCGCTCCTCAaaatatttccttcaaaataaaataaaatatgatttctaCATTTTCCACATTCCCAAATTTGTTCTTCGATTGATTAGTCTGAGACCTTCTCAGGTCATCGAGTCAAGATCATTCGTAGTCGAACATGAAGATTCATCATGTTTAATTCAACCAATTAGCATTTCAactttgattaattgattttccaAATTTCTGGTCTCTCTGATTTTAAGTAATGGTTAGATTCAAAGCTACATGTTTCAGTGTTACGCGAGAAGTTGATATCGTTGTTGCAGCTCAAGTAGCGATCAATCATCCACCTCCTCCACTATTTCAAGACAGTGCGAACCTAGGAGTAGAAGTTCCATTGTAGCCATATCTAATTCAGACTCCGCATATTGTTGGATATGTCCAACAACCCGGTTGAACCTTTGGTTCCACCTTTAGTTTCACAATATGAAATCTTATCTGATTTCCAACTGATGCGAACTAACCATGGATTGTAAAGCATCAACGAGTTGTTGAACAACATATACAACATCATTCAGAAATAGAATTCTCTAGCGATAGAAAAAATATAGTTTCATCTCGAAGAAAGCCTCCACAAAGAAACTCGATTCAGGGGGTTATATCAAAGAGAATTCAAATTGTGTTCCCTGAGCCCTACAAAGAAATTGATGTAATAAAGAATAATAAGTTGAAGAAATATCTCAATTTaattataatcaatatttttattacttatgaataaaattatcactatcaatttgaaaagaaaaataccaCTTTTTGATAGTGAAACAATTTATTGACTATGGAATTTTTAAAAACTCATAATTCTTGTGTGCTTATAATATTAAAACTTTACATATTAACTTATTGAATTCTAATGcttcaaaatcaaatattattttaattatttatttataaatattatatgcaaACATAACATAATATAACAtaaatttttaatactttttttcTAGCTAAGTTTTATAGAATAAATTGTTCATTTTTAATTGATAGAATTATaaaagttaataatttttttttttgaaaaattcattATTATATTAAAGTATAGAAGTTTATAAAATTGATTATCTTTTTAGATACTAAAGTTTGAGCTTTTAAAtggaaaatgataaaaaatagtgATAATCAAATTAAAGAAAGTGGAATTTAAAAAGGTAAgaagtaaaatatttttgtatagtgacacctttttaaattttatttatttttattatatatagaatTATAAAAGTTAAGGgaaataactttttaaaaattatattattttatttaggcatataattttaaaatttagaagATTACGTAAAAGAGAATTTCTCAATCCACCCCTTGAATCTCTTAGTCacctgacaaaattctatttatgtcatttactttcgtagatgcatctctgaaagaatttttttttaaaatttgattttttccatagGTGCATCACGGAAAtgttaaaacttaattaatttaaaatgcgATTTTGACAATTCATATGGTCGTTGAAAGATAAGGGGTGGAGTGGAGTAGGAGATTCTCATATAAAATTTAGGTTTTGATAGTTGTGAGTTTgaaattttttagttatttattaattttaactgATTGATTCTTAGTATAtggataatttaaaatatttaatccaaatgagttttttatttcaatgcaattaaacttaattattttaatgtctTTGTTCTTTGGACTCTCTATGTATGAAATGATATTGAGTGATTTTGTTACACCAAAGACATGGGACTTTGTCTCCATCTCTCTTCTAAACTCTTTCTCACTCATTTGACAATTaacacagtttttttttttttgacacaaACAATTAACACAGTTAATATCGTTAACTCACCTAGAAATGTTTAGTGACAGCTAAATTAGAAAAtgttttttttggaatcaaagcattACTTTATATACCAAAAACAATGGTTACAATCCGATCCGGAGATCCAGGAATCAACAGGGACTACAAGTTAATTATACACATTAACATGTATATTTAACTTCCTTATACCACTACATCTAACTTTAACAATAGATATAATATTATCTGTAATAGTTGAGCTAGTACTACAGTCTTGAAAAATGATATGGTTCCTTTGCTGCCAAATTTATTAGAAAATGTTTACCACTAAAGAAATATTAATAGAGTTAGAATTTAATTGAGAACGCGGGCCAATTTGATGATTTCCTGAATAAACAATTTAAAGTAGTACTGATTATTCTACAATTATTAATTTGATTACATTTAACTTTAATTagacttaaatataaatatttttcttcttcagtaagttagaagagaaaatatgagaatttttttgaataactatttatttttttaaatttctcaAATAGTCATCTTTTTATAGAAAATGTATCAAACtaattatatttcaaaaaaaatttcacaCATAGGAGATCCCACTTTGCATGGCGCATGCATACAATTTTTAAAGGAGGTGTCACACCATGTTGTATGGTGCATGCTTCTCTATTATGCCATGCAGTGTGACGCATTTTAGTTATATTATATGCGTGATAcgattgttttgatttttttaaatttattttaattaaaaaataataataaatgtaaaaaaaattataatgataTTACTAGAAAATAAATTACACGACGATTGGATATATTTTTACCGACCCCTCCACCTAAACGCTCACCTGTAAAACAATAACGTCCTCGTGTTTGCTTTTGAGTTCTCTGATTCTGATCTCCCTTAGGTGTTTGGGGGTTTGTTATGATTCACTTGAGGTATAAGTGCTTGATGCAATTGTCCCAATACAACATATagatcatacaattcatcaaccatttttccacagtttgtggtgCTTCCAAAGAGATTGGTTCCCATGTTGTCGAAGTTGGGTCGAGTTGGTTGGGTTACATGTGGGTGGGGTGGTTGGGAGAATTGGGTTGATgaatcgttttggaaaaaaacaatGGTCCTTGTGGTGTTTGAAAGACATATGATGGTTGGATGCTTCGCTGGTGTGATGTTTGGTTGTACATTGGTTAGGTGCCATGGTAGGAAGGGGATGTATCACACGTGTCATCAGTGTTATGGTAAGATGTGGTGGCAGCATATTATTGGTGGTGATCTGGGTTTTGTTCTTGGTTTTGTGTGTGTGACATGAATTGTTGACGGATTTGGGTGCATGTGGTGGTGTAAGGTTGTTGGATTTGGGTGGGTTGCCAATGTTGTTGGGGTTGGTATTGTTGTGAGGTTGGTTATTGAGCGTATGATGAAGCTCTTTGGTGTGGGTTGATCAAATATGTTGGGGGAGACAAAAATAAATTTGTTGAAACCGATGTATACTAATTCATATAATGGCAAGTTGGTCTAACATCTCCCCACAAGGTTGTTTTTTTATGGTTAGTTCACGCCAGTGCCTCCATTGATAACATGCATCTCTTGTGAAGTCTATCAAATCAGCGAATCTCCAATGATCAACTATTCTTAATTGGTGCCAATCTCTCAAACACGTTGGGGCGTCTGGGATACCTTGCAGCATGCCAAACTGGAGCTTCACACAGTCACTCTAGTGCATCTCCATAATAGTGAACCGGATTATTGTTGTTTTTGCAGtccaaacaacaacatcatccgAGTTAATTTCATGGTAGAGACCCATATACGGCCTCCAGACAAATTATAGAGAGAAAAAATTAATCACAAAGtaatattaaactaaattaaagagGTGTCTAGTTGTAATACCTCATCGGGTCCAACATGATCCCGAAGATTTCGATAGACTACTTTGTGTTTCTTGGAGTTTTGTTGTAGTTCATCTTTGGAACATACCACCGATGACGAAAATAGtggaaataaattaattattgttgtttataCTATAAAGTAAGTAAATTGAATAATGTTGTAAACTTTCTTTGTTGCGTAAGGGAACATGAAGGGCCTCTCGTTGCGAGGGTGAATGTCGACATTCTCGACCCACCCCATGTTTGGGACAAAATAACTGAGCCTCaaataaatgtttttattttacCGAAATCTCTTAACAAAGGTAAATGCATAAGATTTATAGTATGATCAGTTATTTCAGGAATGGCTCGTGACGATGATGTTCAAACTATGTTTCAAACTCATGAACATTTTGGGTTCAATGAAATTGAGTTATATGTTTTACTAGAACAACCTCAACAGTCTCAAATAATTGATCCGTCACAAGTTTTGAAGAATTTGACTACGACGACGACAACACCGAAGTCGATGTTATCGAtgacgaagaagaagatgaaacacCGGTTGATTTTATGGTGAATGATGACTTTGTAGACCAAAAGCATGAGCCATTACCTACGAGCCATGTGTACGTTCCTCCTGTTCACATGACAAACTTGAACTTGGAAGAAGACGAATCAGCCTCAAGTATCTTTCGTAGAAGAATGTATGAGAGCTATAAAAAGTTTCACATGGAAAT includes these proteins:
- the LOC131618124 gene encoding NADP-dependent malic enzyme 4, chloroplastic gives rise to the protein MENVADIDDKPTIGGGVQDVYGEDRATEDQSVTPWNVSVASGYTMLRDPQFNKGLAFTEKERDAHYLRGLLPPTVICQETQVKQMIKNIRQYEVPLQKYMAMMDLQETNERLFYRLLIDHVEELLPIVYTPTVGEACQKYGSIFIRPQGLYISLKEKGKVLEVLRNWPEKNVQVIVVTDGERILGLGDLGCQGMGIPVGKLSLYTALGGVRPSSCLPITIDVGTNNEKLLGEELYIGLKHTRVTGQEYAELIDEFMTAAKQNYGEKLLIQFEDFANHNAFDLLERYRSTHLVFNDDIQGTASVVLAGVVSALKLVGGNLGDHRFLFLGAGEAGTGIASLIALEISKRTNSPVDEVRKNIWLVDSKGLIVSSREESLQHFKKPWAHDHEPVTELVDAVNQIKPTVLIGTSGQGQTFTQEVVEAMASHNEKPIILALSNPTTQSECTAEEAYTWSKGCAIFASGSPFPSVEYDGKVFVPGQANNAYIFPGFGLGLIMSGTIRVHDDLLLAASEALASQVTQEHYDKGLIYPPFTNIRKISANIAAQVAAKAYELGLATRLPRPKNLVNFAESCMYTPTYRNYR